The following proteins are encoded in a genomic region of Actinomadura sp. NAK00032:
- a CDS encoding NADH-quinone oxidoreductase subunit J, which yields MSTASVLAAEVADKQSGEPFFFWLLAVVSVLGALGMIFVRKAVHSALLLATVMLGLAALYAIQNAPFLAFVQVIVYTGAVLMLFLFVMMVVGVTSTDSLVETIRGQRFWGVIAAIGFIALLGTGLGNAALGDSAGLNQANAEGNVVGLARLLFSKYVFAFEATSALLITAALGAMVLAHRERTEPKATQKDLSKGRFLSGDHPGPLPGPGTYARHNAVDMPALLPDGTPSELSVNPVIAARTDTAERHADLYGGTEEEAMERDVAAVQAVTDEAAEADAEERSVKSGTPAAGGGASEGEAGQ from the coding sequence ATGAGCACCGCGTCCGTCCTCGCCGCCGAGGTCGCCGACAAGCAGTCCGGTGAGCCGTTCTTCTTCTGGCTGCTGGCGGTCGTGTCGGTGCTCGGCGCGCTCGGCATGATCTTCGTGCGGAAGGCGGTGCACTCGGCGCTGCTGCTGGCGACCGTGATGCTCGGCCTCGCCGCGCTGTACGCGATCCAGAACGCGCCGTTCCTGGCCTTCGTCCAGGTGATCGTCTACACCGGCGCGGTGCTGATGCTGTTCCTGTTCGTGATGATGGTCGTCGGGGTGACCTCCACCGATTCGCTGGTGGAGACGATCCGGGGCCAGCGCTTCTGGGGCGTGATCGCCGCGATCGGGTTCATCGCCCTGCTGGGCACGGGCCTCGGCAACGCGGCGCTCGGCGACTCGGCGGGCCTGAACCAGGCCAACGCCGAGGGCAACGTGGTCGGGCTGGCCCGGCTGCTGTTCTCCAAGTACGTGTTCGCGTTCGAGGCGACCAGCGCCCTGCTGATCACCGCGGCGCTCGGCGCGATGGTGCTGGCGCACCGGGAGCGCACCGAGCCGAAGGCGACGCAGAAGGACCTGTCCAAGGGCCGCTTCCTCAGCGGCGACCACCCGGGCCCGCTGCCGGGCCCCGGCACCTACGCCCGGCACAACGCCGTCGACATGCCGGCGCTGCTGCCGGACGGGACGCCGTCGGAGCTGTCGGTCAACCCGGTCATCGCGGCCCGCACCGACACCGCCGAGCGGCACGCCGACCTGTACGGCGGCACCGAGGAGGAGGCGATGGAGCGGGACGTGGCCGCGGTCCAGGCGGTCACCGACGAGGCCGCCGAGGCCGACGCCGAGGAGCGCTCCGTCAAGTCGGGGACGCCGGCCGCGGGCGGCGGCGCGAGTGAAGGCGAGGCTGGTCAATGA
- the nuoL gene encoding NADH-quinone oxidoreductase subunit L — protein sequence MKAEGIQAASWLLIALPLAGAAILLLGGRRTDKWGHLLGTTMSVASFAVGVAMFAQMLGYDAEERRRTLHLWDFIDVGSFKVGMDLLVDPLSISFVLLITGVGSLIHIYSIGYMAEDPQRRKFFAYLNLFVAAMLLLVLGSNYLVMFLGWEGVSLASYLLIGFWQHKPTAATAAKKAFVVNRVGDMGLIIAIALLFATFGTIDYGPILGLGPEHAGLATQLSSGTATAIGLLLLLGACGKSAQLPLQSWLLDAMEGPTPVSALIHAATMVTAGVYLIVRSGPIFEMSETAQLVVTIVGAATLLAGAIIGCAKDDIKKALAGSTMSQIGYMTLAAGLGKAGYVFAIAHLIAHGFFKAGLFLGAGSVMHGMKDDVNMRHYGALRGVMVFTYATFGLGYLAIIGFPGLSGYFTKDAIIETAFDKGGTTGAILGTCAVVGAAITAYYMSRVMFMTFFGEKRWEDDVHPHESPKVMTIPLMLLAVGSVAAGGLLILGGFAGFLEPVVGAPEHEHEFNPVTGPGIATLVLMVIGAVIAWRQYGARKVPREAPKGSFVTVAARKDLYGDAINESLLMRPGQWLTRLAVWFDGRGVDGLVNGTAAGVGGSSGRLRRVQTGFARSYALSMLGGAALVVAALLVVNVS from the coding sequence ATGAAAGCGGAAGGCATCCAGGCCGCGTCCTGGCTTCTCATCGCGCTCCCGCTCGCGGGCGCCGCGATCCTCCTGCTCGGGGGGAGGCGCACCGACAAGTGGGGCCACCTGCTCGGCACCACCATGTCGGTGGCGTCGTTCGCGGTGGGCGTCGCGATGTTCGCCCAGATGCTCGGGTACGACGCCGAGGAGCGGCGCCGCACCCTGCACCTGTGGGACTTCATCGACGTGGGCTCGTTCAAGGTCGGCATGGACCTGCTGGTGGACCCGCTGTCCATCAGCTTCGTGCTGCTGATCACCGGGGTGGGCTCGCTCATCCACATCTACTCCATCGGCTACATGGCCGAGGACCCCCAGCGCCGCAAGTTCTTCGCGTACCTGAACCTGTTCGTGGCGGCGATGCTGCTGCTGGTGCTGGGCAGCAACTACCTGGTCATGTTCCTCGGCTGGGAGGGCGTGAGTCTCGCGTCCTACCTGCTGATCGGGTTCTGGCAGCACAAGCCGACCGCGGCGACCGCGGCGAAGAAGGCGTTCGTCGTCAACCGCGTCGGCGACATGGGGCTGATCATCGCGATCGCGCTGCTGTTCGCGACGTTCGGCACCATCGACTACGGGCCGATCCTCGGCCTCGGCCCCGAGCACGCGGGCCTTGCGACCCAGCTGAGCTCCGGCACCGCCACCGCGATCGGGCTGCTCCTGCTGCTCGGCGCGTGCGGCAAGTCGGCGCAGCTGCCGCTGCAGTCCTGGCTGCTGGACGCCATGGAGGGCCCGACCCCGGTGTCGGCGCTCATCCACGCCGCCACGATGGTGACGGCGGGCGTCTACCTGATCGTCCGGTCCGGGCCGATCTTCGAGATGTCGGAGACCGCGCAGCTCGTCGTGACGATCGTCGGCGCGGCCACGCTGCTGGCCGGTGCGATCATCGGTTGCGCGAAGGACGACATCAAGAAGGCCCTCGCCGGGTCGACGATGTCGCAGATCGGCTACATGACGCTGGCCGCCGGGCTCGGCAAGGCCGGGTACGTCTTCGCCATCGCGCACCTCATCGCGCACGGCTTCTTCAAGGCGGGCCTGTTCCTCGGCGCCGGCTCGGTCATGCACGGCATGAAGGACGACGTGAACATGCGCCACTACGGCGCGCTGCGCGGGGTGATGGTCTTCACCTACGCGACGTTCGGGCTCGGGTACCTCGCCATCATCGGGTTCCCCGGCCTGTCCGGCTACTTCACCAAGGACGCCATCATCGAGACGGCGTTCGACAAGGGCGGCACGACCGGGGCGATCCTCGGCACCTGCGCGGTGGTCGGCGCGGCCATCACGGCCTACTACATGTCGCGCGTGATGTTCATGACGTTCTTCGGTGAGAAGCGCTGGGAGGACGACGTCCACCCGCACGAGTCGCCGAAGGTCATGACGATCCCGCTGATGCTGCTCGCGGTCGGCTCCGTCGCCGCCGGCGGGCTGCTGATCCTCGGCGGGTTCGCCGGCTTCCTGGAGCCGGTCGTCGGGGCGCCCGAGCACGAGCACGAGTTCAACCCCGTCACCGGGCCCGGTATCGCCACCCTGGTGCTGATGGTCATCGGCGCGGTGATCGCGTGGCGGCAGTACGGCGCCCGCAAGGTGCCGCGCGAGGCGCCCAAGGGCTCGTTCGTCACCGTCGCGGCCCGCAAGGACCTCTACGGCGACGCGATCAACGAGTCGCTGCTCATGCGTCCCGGCCAGTGGCTGACCCGCCTCGCGGTCTGGTTCGACGGGCGCGGCGTCGACGGCCTCGTCAACGGCACGGCCGCCGGGGTCGGCGGCAGTTCGGGCCGGCTCCGCCGCGTCCAGACCGGCTTCGCCCGTTCCTACGCTCTCTCGATGCTGGGCGGTGCGGCCCTCGTGGTCGCGGCGCTCCTGGTGGTGAACGTTTCATGA
- a CDS encoding NADH-quinone oxidoreductase subunit G, producing MTVTDDKSAVEKPVEMVSCTIDGFEIEVPKGTLIIRAAELLGIQIPRFCEHPLLDPIGACRQCLVEIPDAGNGRGMPKPQASCTTAVMPGMVVKTQLTSPVADKAQHGIMEFLLINHPLDCPVCDKGGECPLQNQAMSNGRGETRFQETKRTWPKPIPLSSQVLLDRERCIQCTRCTRFSEQIAGDPFIDLFERGAKERVAVADDRPFHSYFSGNTVQICPVGALTGTAYRFRSRPFDLVSQPSVCEHCASGCGLRTDHRRGKVTRRLAGDEPQVNEEWNCDKGRWAFTYAGQPDRLTTPLVRNEDGELEPASWPEALTIAARGLAAARGSAGVLAGGRVTLEDAYAYAKFARVALGTNDVDFRARPLSDEESRFLAASVAGRSIEVSYADLEKAPAVLLAGFEPEEESPIVFLRLRKAYRKSGLKVYAAAPFATRGLGKVGGMLLPTAPGAEAETLGSLIGDDARSDVRTLLETPGAVILVGERLAASPGALTSAVRVAQVTGAKLAWVPRRAGERGAVEAGALPGLLPIGRPVADPAARAEVARTWGVAELPAGPGEDTAGIIAAAAQGRRGALLVGGVDPYDLPDPDAMLRALDATPFVVSLEQRPSAVTDRADVVLPVAAVAEKSGTFVDWEGRGRPFDIVLKQAGRMSDLRVLDALADEMDVHLGLPGPDAARRELTGLGAYRGERPEAPNVAQELPPHPEQGEALLATWRLLLDRGRLQDGEPFLAGTAKAAVARLSPATAAEIGATDAVTVSAARGEVTLPLEITPDLPDRVVWLPTNSAGCALYRDLGAAAGGVVKIASGVLTGTARNVGGGE from the coding sequence GTGACCGTCACCGACGACAAGTCGGCGGTGGAGAAGCCCGTGGAGATGGTCTCCTGCACCATCGACGGCTTCGAGATCGAGGTGCCCAAGGGCACGCTGATCATCCGGGCCGCCGAGCTGCTCGGCATCCAGATCCCCCGGTTCTGCGAGCACCCGCTGCTCGACCCGATCGGGGCGTGCCGGCAGTGCCTGGTGGAGATCCCGGACGCCGGCAACGGCCGCGGGATGCCGAAGCCGCAGGCGTCCTGCACCACCGCGGTGATGCCGGGCATGGTCGTCAAGACCCAGCTCACCTCGCCGGTGGCCGACAAGGCCCAGCACGGCATCATGGAGTTCCTGCTCATCAACCACCCGCTGGACTGCCCGGTCTGCGACAAGGGCGGCGAGTGCCCGCTGCAGAACCAGGCGATGTCGAACGGGCGCGGTGAGACCCGGTTCCAGGAGACCAAGCGCACCTGGCCGAAGCCGATCCCGCTGTCCAGCCAGGTGCTGCTGGACCGCGAGCGGTGCATCCAGTGCACCCGCTGCACGCGGTTCTCCGAGCAGATCGCCGGCGACCCGTTCATCGACCTGTTCGAGCGGGGCGCCAAGGAGCGGGTCGCGGTCGCCGACGACCGGCCGTTCCACTCCTACTTCTCCGGCAACACCGTGCAGATCTGCCCGGTGGGAGCGCTCACCGGCACCGCGTACCGGTTCCGGTCCCGGCCGTTCGACCTCGTGTCGCAGCCGAGCGTCTGCGAGCACTGCGCGTCCGGCTGCGGGCTGCGCACCGACCACCGGCGCGGGAAGGTCACCCGCCGGCTGGCCGGCGACGAGCCGCAGGTCAACGAGGAGTGGAACTGCGACAAGGGCCGCTGGGCGTTCACCTACGCCGGGCAGCCCGACCGGCTCACCACGCCGCTCGTCCGGAACGAGGACGGGGAGCTGGAGCCGGCGTCCTGGCCGGAGGCGCTGACGATCGCGGCGCGCGGCCTCGCGGCGGCGCGCGGCTCGGCGGGCGTGCTGGCCGGCGGCCGCGTCACCCTTGAGGACGCCTACGCCTACGCCAAGTTCGCCCGGGTCGCGCTCGGCACCAACGACGTCGACTTCCGGGCCCGGCCGCTGTCGGACGAGGAGTCGCGGTTCCTCGCCGCGTCGGTCGCGGGACGCTCCATCGAGGTGTCCTACGCCGACCTGGAGAAGGCGCCCGCGGTCCTGCTCGCCGGCTTCGAGCCGGAGGAGGAGTCGCCGATCGTCTTCCTGCGGCTCCGCAAGGCGTACCGCAAGAGCGGCCTGAAGGTGTACGCCGCCGCCCCGTTCGCGACCCGCGGGCTGGGCAAGGTCGGCGGGATGCTGCTGCCGACGGCGCCCGGCGCGGAGGCCGAGACGCTCGGCTCCCTCATCGGGGACGACGCCCGCTCCGACGTCCGGACGCTGCTGGAGACGCCGGGCGCGGTGATCCTGGTCGGCGAGCGGCTCGCCGCCAGCCCGGGGGCGCTGACCTCGGCGGTCCGGGTGGCGCAGGTGACCGGCGCGAAGCTCGCGTGGGTGCCGCGCCGGGCCGGGGAGCGCGGCGCGGTGGAGGCCGGGGCGCTGCCCGGGCTGCTGCCGATCGGCCGCCCCGTCGCCGACCCGGCCGCGCGGGCCGAGGTCGCCCGCACCTGGGGCGTCGCGGAACTGCCCGCGGGCCCGGGCGAGGACACCGCCGGCATCATCGCGGCGGCCGCGCAGGGCCGCCGGGGCGCGCTGCTCGTCGGCGGCGTCGACCCCTACGACCTGCCCGACCCGGACGCGATGCTCCGGGCGCTCGACGCGACCCCGTTCGTGGTGAGCCTGGAGCAGCGGCCGAGCGCGGTCACCGACCGCGCCGACGTGGTGCTGCCGGTCGCGGCCGTCGCGGAGAAGTCCGGGACGTTCGTCGACTGGGAGGGCCGCGGCCGCCCGTTCGACATCGTGCTGAAGCAGGCCGGGCGGATGTCCGACCTGCGGGTGCTGGACGCGCTCGCCGACGAGATGGACGTCCACCTCGGCCTGCCCGGCCCGGACGCGGCGCGCCGCGAGCTGACCGGGCTCGGCGCGTACCGCGGTGAGCGTCCGGAGGCGCCGAACGTGGCGCAGGAACTGCCGCCGCACCCCGAGCAGGGCGAGGCGCTGCTCGCGACGTGGCGGCTGCTGCTGGACCGGGGCCGCCTCCAGGACGGGGAGCCGTTCCTCGCGGGCACCGCCAAGGCGGCCGTCGCCCGGCTGTCGCCCGCGACCGCCGCCGAGATCGGCGCGACGGACGCGGTGACGGTCTCGGCGGCGCGCGGCGAGGTGACGCTGCCGCTGGAGATCACCCCGGATCTGCCCGACCGGGTGGTGTGGCTGCCGACGAACTCGGCCGGCTGCGCCCTCTACCGGGATCTGGGCGCCGCCGCGGGCGGCGTCGTCAAGATCGCGAGCGGGGTGCTCACGGGCACCGCGCGCAACGTGGGAGGTGGCGAATGA
- the nuoK gene encoding NADH-quinone oxidoreductase subunit NuoK: MSPGHYLALSAILFTIGAFGVLVRRNAIVVFMCIELMLNATNLAFVSFSRMHGNLDGQIIAFFVMVVAAAEVVVGLAIIMTIFRTRRSSSVDDANLLKY; the protein is encoded by the coding sequence ATGAGTCCGGGGCACTACCTGGCTCTCTCGGCGATCCTGTTCACCATCGGAGCGTTCGGCGTCCTCGTGCGGCGCAACGCGATCGTGGTGTTCATGTGCATCGAGCTCATGCTGAACGCGACGAACCTGGCGTTCGTCTCGTTCTCCCGCATGCACGGCAACCTCGACGGCCAGATCATCGCGTTCTTCGTGATGGTGGTGGCCGCCGCGGAGGTCGTGGTGGGCCTGGCGATCATCATGACCATCTTCCGGACCCGCAGGTCCTCGTCGGTCGACGACGCGAACCTGCTGAAGTACTGA
- the nuoH gene encoding NADH-quinone oxidoreductase subunit NuoH, whose protein sequence is MSPLAAAPEAEPPLQDFGHDPWWLIGGKVLVIFAFLVVTVLLTMWIERRVIGRMQLRVGPNRAGPFGLLQGLADGVKLALKEDIVPRQVDKVVFILAPVMAAVPAFISFIIIPFGPTVSVFGHQTALQGTDLPVAVLLVLAMSSMGIYGVVLAGWSSMSPYSLLGGLRSSAQMISYEIAMGLSFVAVFMFAGSMSTSEIVGAQQDKWFVLLLAPSFIIYVITMMGESNRIPFDLPEGEGEIVGGFHTEYSSLKFAMFFLAEYINLTTLSALATTMFLGGWRAPAPISTVWAGANSGWWPVLWFLIKIFLFIFFFIWLRGTLPRVRYDQLMKLGWKVLIPVSLGWILLVAAIRAFKNEGYDMQQIAIGTAVAAAVVLVATVVWEMVRGGDDGKEIVPGAAEGPRPDPAAGGFPVPPLDAPHYHGRVREPARPATIETPPEEVTSGTH, encoded by the coding sequence ATGAGCCCGCTCGCCGCGGCGCCGGAAGCCGAGCCGCCGCTGCAGGACTTCGGGCACGACCCGTGGTGGCTGATCGGCGGCAAGGTCCTGGTCATCTTCGCGTTCCTCGTGGTGACCGTGCTGCTGACGATGTGGATCGAGCGGCGCGTCATCGGCCGGATGCAGCTGCGCGTCGGCCCGAACCGCGCCGGGCCCTTCGGCCTGCTGCAGGGCCTCGCCGACGGCGTCAAGCTGGCGCTGAAGGAGGACATCGTCCCCCGCCAGGTGGACAAGGTCGTGTTCATCCTGGCGCCGGTGATGGCCGCGGTGCCGGCGTTCATCTCGTTCATCATCATCCCGTTCGGGCCGACGGTGTCGGTCTTCGGGCACCAGACGGCGCTGCAGGGCACCGACCTCCCGGTCGCGGTCCTGCTGGTCCTCGCGATGTCGTCGATGGGGATCTACGGCGTGGTGCTGGCCGGCTGGTCGTCGATGTCGCCGTACTCGCTGCTCGGCGGGCTGCGCTCGTCCGCGCAGATGATCTCCTACGAGATCGCGATGGGGCTGTCGTTCGTCGCGGTGTTCATGTTCGCCGGGTCGATGTCCACCTCGGAGATCGTCGGGGCGCAGCAGGACAAGTGGTTCGTGCTGCTGCTGGCGCCGTCCTTCATCATCTACGTGATCACGATGATGGGCGAGTCGAACCGCATCCCGTTCGACCTCCCCGAGGGCGAGGGCGAGATCGTCGGCGGCTTCCACACCGAGTACTCGTCGCTGAAGTTCGCGATGTTCTTCCTCGCGGAGTACATCAACCTCACGACGCTGTCGGCGCTCGCCACCACGATGTTCCTCGGCGGCTGGCGCGCCCCCGCCCCGATCTCCACGGTGTGGGCCGGGGCCAACTCCGGCTGGTGGCCGGTGCTGTGGTTCCTGATCAAGATCTTCCTGTTCATCTTCTTCTTCATCTGGCTGCGCGGCACGCTGCCGCGGGTCCGCTACGACCAGCTGATGAAGCTCGGCTGGAAGGTGCTGATCCCCGTCTCGCTCGGCTGGATCCTGCTGGTCGCCGCGATCCGCGCCTTCAAGAACGAGGGCTACGACATGCAGCAGATCGCGATCGGCACCGCGGTGGCCGCCGCGGTCGTGCTGGTCGCGACGGTGGTCTGGGAGATGGTCCGCGGCGGCGACGACGGCAAGGAGATCGTCCCCGGCGCGGCGGAGGGGCCGCGCCCCGATCCGGCCGCGGGCGGGTTCCCGGTGCCGCCGCTGGACGCGCCCCACTACCACGGCCGCGTCCGCGAGCCGGCCCGGCCCGCCACGATCGAAACCCCTCCTGAGGAGGTCACCAGTGGGACTCACTGA
- the nuoI gene encoding NADH-quinone oxidoreductase subunit NuoI, with protein MGLTDFLNPVKGFGVSFHQMFMKSETVQYPEVKKPTAPRFHGRHQLNRWPDGLEKCIGCELCAWACPADAIFVEGADNSEDERYSPGERYGRTYQINYLRCILCGLCIEACPTRALTMTNEYELADDSRESLIYTKDMLLAPLREGMETPPHAMRLGDTEEDYYRLGLQSDESPAGPAEGGEGK; from the coding sequence GTGGGACTCACTGATTTCCTGAACCCGGTCAAGGGGTTCGGGGTCTCGTTCCACCAGATGTTCATGAAGAGCGAGACCGTTCAGTACCCCGAGGTGAAGAAGCCGACCGCGCCGCGCTTCCACGGGCGGCACCAGCTGAACCGGTGGCCGGACGGGCTGGAGAAGTGCATCGGCTGCGAGCTGTGCGCGTGGGCCTGCCCGGCGGACGCCATCTTCGTCGAGGGCGCCGACAACAGCGAGGACGAGCGGTACTCGCCCGGTGAGCGGTACGGCCGCACGTACCAGATCAACTACCTGCGCTGCATCCTCTGCGGGCTGTGCATCGAGGCGTGCCCCACCCGGGCGCTCACGATGACCAACGAGTACGAGCTCGCCGACGACAGCCGGGAGAGCCTGATCTACACCAAGGACATGCTGCTCGCGCCGCTGCGCGAGGGCATGGAGACGCCGCCGCACGCCATGCGGCTCGGCGACACCGAGGAGGACTACTACCGCCTCGGCCTCCAGTCCGACGAGTCGCCGGCCGGGCCGGCCGAGGGCGGTGAGGGCAAATGA
- the nuoF gene encoding NADH-quinone oxidoreductase subunit NuoF, translated as MTTLTPVLTKNWDRADSFTRAGYERDGGYGALRKALRMEPDEIVQAVKDSGLRGRGGAGFPTGMKWGFLPPSSPNPRYLVVNADESEPGTCKDIPLMMANPHVLVEGVIISAYAIKSSHAFIYVRGEVLHVIRRLQQAVAEAYEAGYIGKDILGSGYDLEVVVHTGAGAYICGEETALLDSLEGFRGQPRLKPPFPAVAGLYGGPTVINNVESISSVPAIVENGPEWFASMGTEKSQGFGIFSLSGHVTRPGQYEAPLGITLRELLEMSGGIREGHRLKFWTPGGSSTPIFTEEHLDVPLDFESVGAAGSMLGTRALQIFDETTCVVRAVLRWSEFYAHESCGKCTPCREGTYWYKLMLKRLEAGDGTEEDLETLLDISDNILGRAFCALGDGATSPVVSSIKLFRDEYLQHFEQGGCPFDPAKSTLWGGAK; from the coding sequence GTGACCACGCTGACCCCCGTCCTCACGAAGAACTGGGACCGCGCCGACTCCTTCACCCGGGCGGGCTACGAGCGCGACGGCGGCTACGGCGCGCTGCGCAAGGCGCTGCGGATGGAGCCGGACGAGATCGTCCAGGCGGTCAAGGACTCCGGCCTGCGCGGCCGCGGCGGCGCAGGGTTCCCCACCGGGATGAAGTGGGGCTTCCTGCCGCCCTCCAGCCCGAACCCGCGCTACCTCGTCGTCAACGCCGACGAGTCCGAGCCGGGCACGTGCAAGGACATCCCGCTGATGATGGCGAACCCGCACGTCCTCGTCGAGGGCGTCATCATCAGCGCGTACGCGATCAAGTCGAGCCACGCGTTCATCTACGTGCGCGGCGAGGTCCTGCACGTCATCCGCCGCCTCCAGCAGGCGGTGGCGGAGGCGTACGAGGCCGGCTACATCGGCAAGGACATCCTCGGGTCCGGCTACGACCTCGAGGTGGTCGTGCACACCGGCGCCGGCGCCTACATCTGCGGCGAGGAGACGGCGCTGCTGGACTCCCTCGAGGGGTTCCGCGGCCAGCCCAGGCTGAAGCCTCCCTTCCCGGCGGTCGCGGGCCTGTACGGCGGCCCGACTGTCATCAACAACGTCGAGTCGATCTCCTCGGTTCCCGCGATCGTCGAGAACGGGCCGGAATGGTTCGCCTCGATGGGCACCGAGAAGTCGCAGGGCTTCGGGATCTTCTCGCTGTCCGGGCACGTCACGCGGCCCGGCCAGTACGAGGCGCCGCTCGGCATCACGCTGCGGGAGCTGCTCGAGATGTCGGGCGGCATCCGGGAGGGCCACCGGCTGAAGTTCTGGACGCCCGGCGGGTCGTCCACCCCGATCTTCACCGAGGAGCACCTGGACGTGCCGCTGGACTTCGAGTCCGTCGGCGCCGCCGGGTCCATGCTCGGCACCCGGGCGCTGCAGATCTTCGACGAGACGACCTGCGTCGTCCGGGCGGTGCTGCGCTGGTCGGAGTTCTACGCGCACGAATCGTGCGGCAAGTGCACGCCGTGCCGCGAGGGCACCTACTGGTACAAGCTCATGCTCAAGCGGCTGGAGGCGGGCGACGGCACCGAGGAGGACCTGGAGACCCTGCTGGACATCTCCGACAACATCCTCGGCCGCGCGTTCTGCGCCCTCGGCGACGGCGCGACCAGCCCGGTCGTGTCGTCGATCAAGCTGTTCCGGGACGAGTACCTCCAGCACTTCGAGCAGGGCGGCTGCCCGTTCGACCCGGCCAAGTCCACCCTCTGGGGAGGTGCCAAGTGA
- the nuoE gene encoding NADH-quinone oxidoreductase subunit NuoE, with protein sequence MTYEPEVRERLERDAKEIIGRYPRPRSALLPMLHLVQSVDGHVTQHGVEFCAEMLGITPAQVMGVVTFYTQYKREPVGDYHVGVCTNTLCAIMGGDQIWDELSEHTGVGHDEATPDGKISLERVECNAACDFAPVVMVNWEFFDNMTPAKAKQLVDDLRLGKEVLPSRGPNRLATWREASRVLAGFPDGLAGEGVSAGPESLVGLKLAHERGWAAPSTDADRERPDEPVKPEQIAEPPHEPGKPVPGEAKPGSQEGRNK encoded by the coding sequence ATGACGTACGAACCCGAGGTGCGCGAGCGGCTGGAGCGGGACGCCAAGGAGATCATCGGCCGGTACCCGCGGCCCCGGTCGGCACTGCTGCCGATGCTGCACCTGGTGCAGTCGGTCGACGGCCACGTCACCCAGCACGGCGTGGAGTTCTGCGCCGAGATGCTCGGCATCACGCCCGCGCAGGTGATGGGCGTCGTCACGTTCTACACGCAGTACAAGCGGGAGCCGGTCGGCGACTACCACGTCGGCGTCTGCACCAACACGCTGTGCGCGATCATGGGCGGCGACCAGATCTGGGACGAGCTGAGCGAGCACACCGGCGTCGGCCACGACGAGGCCACCCCGGACGGCAAGATCAGCCTGGAGCGGGTCGAGTGCAACGCGGCCTGCGACTTCGCCCCGGTGGTGATGGTCAACTGGGAGTTCTTCGACAACATGACTCCCGCGAAGGCCAAGCAGCTCGTGGACGACCTGCGGCTCGGTAAGGAAGTGCTTCCTTCACGCGGGCCGAACCGCCTCGCCACCTGGCGGGAGGCGTCCCGGGTGCTCGCCGGGTTCCCCGACGGCCTCGCCGGCGAGGGCGTCTCGGCCGGGCCGGAGTCACTGGTCGGCCTGAAGCTCGCGCACGAGCGCGGGTGGGCGGCGCCGTCCACCGACGCCGATCGCGAGCGGCCGGACGAGCCGGTCAAGCCCGAGCAGATCGCCGAGCCGCCGCACGAGCCCGGCAAGCCGGTTCCGGGCGAGGCCAAGCCCGGCAGCCAGGAGGGACGGAACAAGTGA